A window of Selenomonas ruminantium subsp. lactilytica TAM6421 contains these coding sequences:
- the dnaB gene encoding replicative DNA helicase — protein sequence MVKAKISDLKNSEAETGLLCSMMMKQDIIYDVSSTLKAEDFYSAQNQIIFKNLVAMSVKRQPIDLVTVVEQLRNSGDLEKVGGIMAITQIFNAVATSARYAEYADIVLKYSKRRQAVALSEEIARVACDVTQDFDSEDFMRKVAELAMNKQTTIKGFDEELVDFMAELDKRRIEKFSGILSGYDQLDSMTGGWKPSQLIILAARPSMGKSALALNFAVNAGMAGKSVAMFSLEMPKFDLISRMIAFEKNVRLAHLQTPQLLSEDDFTRIILASEKLSKCNIHMFDENVATPTDVISRCKAVQAKNGLDLVIIDYLQLMTAGGRYGDNRVQEVSYISRQLKMMAQNMGIPVIALSQLSRSLESRNDKRPQLSDLRESGSIEQDADKVMMLYREAYYDRESDDTSTELIVMKNRNGELGTVMLDFFGEFTKFISAPNNVVPSSQIPT from the coding sequence GTGGTAAAGGCAAAGATTAGCGATTTGAAAAATTCCGAGGCTGAAACAGGCTTGCTATGCTCAATGATGATGAAGCAGGATATTATCTATGATGTTTCGTCAACATTGAAAGCCGAGGATTTTTATTCCGCACAGAATCAGATTATCTTTAAGAATTTGGTTGCAATGTCTGTAAAGCGTCAGCCGATTGACCTTGTAACCGTCGTTGAGCAGTTGCGAAACAGTGGCGATTTGGAAAAAGTCGGTGGCATTATGGCTATCACGCAGATTTTCAACGCCGTTGCAACGTCAGCGCGGTATGCAGAGTATGCCGATATTGTGCTGAAATACAGTAAGCGCAGGCAGGCGGTTGCGTTGTCGGAAGAAATCGCACGTGTCGCTTGTGATGTTACGCAGGATTTCGACTCAGAAGATTTCATGCGGAAGGTTGCCGAGTTGGCAATGAATAAGCAGACAACAATCAAGGGCTTCGATGAAGAATTGGTTGACTTCATGGCTGAATTGGACAAGCGACGCATTGAGAAGTTTTCGGGCATCTTATCGGGGTATGACCAGCTAGACAGTATGACAGGCGGTTGGAAGCCGTCACAGTTGATAATCTTAGCTGCCCGCCCAAGCATGGGTAAGTCAGCATTAGCACTGAATTTTGCGGTCAACGCAGGCATGGCAGGCAAGTCGGTTGCCATGTTCTCATTGGAAATGCCGAAGTTTGATTTGATTTCGCGCATGATTGCCTTTGAAAAGAACGTAAGGTTGGCGCATTTGCAGACACCACAGTTGTTGTCAGAGGACGATTTCACGCGAATCATTCTTGCAAGCGAAAAGTTGTCGAAATGCAATATCCACATGTTTGATGAAAATGTTGCCACGCCGACAGACGTTATATCGCGATGTAAGGCGGTGCAGGCGAAAAACGGACTTGACCTTGTGATTATTGACTATTTGCAGTTAATGACCGCAGGCGGGAGATATGGCGACAACCGAGTGCAGGAAGTATCGTATATCAGCCGACAATTGAAAATGATGGCACAGAATATGGGCATACCTGTTATCGCATTGTCGCAGTTGAGCCGTTCCCTTGAATCCCGCAACGATAAACGCCCGCAGCTATCAGACCTTCGAGAATCCGGTTCAATTGAGCAGGACGCAGACAAGGTTATGATGTTATACCGCGAGGCGTACTATGACCGCGAGAGCGACGACACAAGCACAGAATTGATTGTCATGAAGAATCGCAACGGCGAGTTGGGAACGGTAATGCTAGATTTCTTTGGAGAGTTCACAAAGTTTATATCAGCCCCGAACAATGTAGTGCCGAGTTCACAGATACCGACATAG
- a CDS encoding phage replisome organizer N-terminal domain-containing protein, whose protein sequence is MSERDGKRYYWLKLKEDFFDDDAISWLEEQENGKEYTLFYLKLCLKSLQYDGILIRHVGKMLVPFETKKLAELTNTKEDTVMIALTLLQKIGLVEVMENGALYLSQVNKMVGSETNSAVRKRLYRARLNGGNVLPPSRQEVPAIEPPVKDTAQPQEKKPNKFEERFEEFWKHYPRKIGKGAAKKSFVKRKPSQELTQRMINAVEVQKKSPQWMRDKGQFIPHPSTWLNQERWEDEVSNTVMESNQKPARPSQTVVGGKNGMSVDEYMRQREIRAQEALRRIEMAEASRGGGNEIRW, encoded by the coding sequence ATGTCAGAGCGTGATGGGAAAAGATATTATTGGCTGAAACTGAAAGAAGATTTTTTCGACGATGATGCAATTTCATGGTTGGAAGAACAGGAGAACGGCAAAGAATACACGTTGTTTTATTTGAAACTTTGCTTGAAGTCCTTGCAGTATGACGGCATCCTTATTCGTCATGTCGGCAAGATGCTTGTCCCATTTGAAACGAAGAAACTGGCAGAACTCACCAACACCAAGGAAGATACTGTGATGATTGCCCTCACGCTTTTACAAAAGATTGGACTTGTAGAAGTGATGGAGAACGGCGCACTGTATTTATCGCAGGTGAATAAGATGGTCGGGAGCGAAACAAATTCCGCAGTTCGCAAACGCCTATATCGGGCAAGGCTGAACGGGGGAAATGTATTGCCACCGAGTCGGCAAGAAGTTCCCGCCATTGAACCTCCTGTAAAAGATACGGCACAGCCCCAAGAGAAGAAGCCAAACAAGTTCGAGGAACGCTTTGAGGAATTTTGGAAGCATTACCCGCGCAAGATTGGCAAGGGCGCGGCAAAGAAATCCTTTGTGAAAAGGAAGCCGTCACAGGAACTTACGCAACGCATGATTAATGCCGTGGAAGTCCAAAAGAAATCCCCACAATGGATGCGTGATAAAGGGCAGTTCATTCCCCATCCATCGACATGGCTCAATCAAGAGCGATGGGAGGACGAAGTAAGTAATACGGTGATGGAATCTAATCAAAAGCCCGCACGCCCCTCTCAGACAGTCGTAGGAGGCAAGAATGGCATGAGTGTGGACGAATATATGCGTCAACGTGAAATAAGGGCGCAGGAGGCGCTTAGGCGCATTGAAATGGCAGAGGCTAGTCGTGGCGGAGGGAATGAAATTCGGTGGTAA
- a CDS encoding putative HNHc nuclease: MLARAERVKEVEGGFLYFLPCQNHKDFVRNTATQAVMELRDPRQITREQQKKAYVLIGWIAKWWGYLPQDATKEILKEMFMGYQDTTLQETFSLGDCSVEEARLFISYLIDFCLLHGVDTGVPLNEMAEDIDRYVWACTMNHVCACCGKKAEIHHWTAVGMGRNRKEIVHLGMKVIPLCREHHTEAHTIGKEEFLKKYILTTVEVDEQIAESWNLNRKKRTRRKKEQKK, encoded by the coding sequence ATGCTTGCTAGAGCAGAGCGAGTAAAGGAGGTGGAGGGAGGTTTTCTCTACTTCCTTCCTTGCCAAAACCACAAAGATTTTGTTCGCAATACGGCGACACAGGCGGTCATGGAACTTCGCGACCCACGGCAGATTACGAGGGAGCAACAAAAGAAAGCCTATGTTCTCATTGGTTGGATAGCCAAGTGGTGGGGTTATCTTCCACAGGATGCCACCAAGGAAATTTTGAAAGAAATGTTTATGGGCTATCAAGATACGACGTTGCAGGAAACCTTCTCATTGGGTGATTGTAGCGTGGAGGAAGCGCGGTTGTTTATATCCTATCTGATTGACTTTTGCTTATTGCATGGAGTCGATACGGGCGTACCACTCAATGAAATGGCAGAGGATATAGACAGGTATGTATGGGCTTGCACTATGAATCATGTGTGTGCATGTTGCGGTAAGAAAGCAGAAATCCACCATTGGACGGCGGTGGGTATGGGAAGAAACAGGAAAGAGATTGTGCATTTGGGCATGAAGGTTATCCCTCTATGCAGGGAGCATCACACCGAGGCGCACACAATCGGCAAAGAAGAATTTTTGAAGAAGTATATTTTGACAACGGTTGAAGTTGACGAACAGATAGCGGAATCGTGGAATTTGAATCGTAAAAAGAGAACAAGACGTAAAAAGGAGCAAAAGAAATAA
- a CDS encoding AAA family ATPase, whose protein sequence is MANSILIIGESGAGKTTSIRTLDPKTTFIIDCDRKGLSFRGWKKMYNTANKNYIATSNLETIWGYLKRISYQDMTHIKTVIIDTLNGIMVDDEFRRMHEKSFDKWQDLAASVYGLVTDIHELRDDLTIVCTAHAQTDRDDNGYMFTHMKTSGRKLDKIVVESKFTTVLLAKADNGKYVFETHANHSTAKSPMDCFAESEIPNDLKYVIETLDKYENE, encoded by the coding sequence TTGGCAAATAGTATTTTGATTATCGGAGAATCCGGGGCAGGCAAAACGACGAGTATTCGTACACTTGACCCCAAAACAACTTTCATCATTGATTGTGACCGTAAAGGCTTATCTTTCAGAGGATGGAAGAAAATGTACAACACGGCGAACAAGAACTATATCGCGACATCGAATCTCGAAACGATTTGGGGCTATCTGAAACGCATTAGCTATCAAGATATGACTCACATCAAGACGGTTATCATTGACACGCTTAATGGCATCATGGTTGACGACGAGTTTAGACGTATGCACGAAAAGTCGTTTGATAAGTGGCAGGACTTAGCTGCCAGTGTTTATGGGCTTGTAACCGACATTCACGAGTTACGCGATGACTTGACCATTGTTTGTACTGCACACGCACAGACTGACCGCGACGACAACGGATATATGTTTACGCACATGAAAACGTCGGGGCGCAAATTGGATAAGATTGTGGTGGAATCCAAGTTTACGACAGTCCTTTTAGCAAAGGCAGACAACGGCAAATATGTGTTTGAAACACACGCGAACCACTCAACGGCAAAAAGCCCGATGGATTGTTTTGCTGAAAGTGAAATTCCCAATGACTTGAAATATGTCATTGAAACTCTTGATAAATATGAAAATGAATGA
- a CDS encoding host-nuclease inhibitor Gam family protein: MENISQEEKFTVDDTACAEWTLEKIAEKNKKIAEVESDYEKMVEKYQKWRDASIESLKSDILHLESLLRPWAEEQLSHGKAKSINLPSGKVGFKSASQEWKFDGEKADAKNKGLLDFAKSSMPEYVKVKKEETVAWAELKKALIVTDNGKVVTADGEIVEGMTVTIGAPTFYTKTA; encoded by the coding sequence ATGGAAAATATTTCGCAAGAAGAAAAATTCACAGTAGACGATACCGCATGTGCGGAATGGACGTTGGAAAAAATTGCTGAAAAGAATAAGAAAATCGCGGAAGTAGAGAGCGATTATGAGAAGATGGTTGAGAAGTATCAAAAGTGGCGTGATGCAAGCATTGAATCGCTGAAATCTGACATTCTGCATCTTGAATCCTTGTTGCGCCCGTGGGCAGAGGAACAGTTGAGCCACGGCAAGGCGAAAAGCATCAACCTTCCTTCGGGCAAGGTCGGGTTCAAGTCAGCATCACAAGAATGGAAGTTCGATGGCGAGAAAGCAGATGCCAAGAACAAAGGACTTTTGGATTTCGCAAAATCCTCCATGCCTGAATATGTCAAAGTCAAGAAGGAAGAAACTGTGGCATGGGCAGAGTTAAAGAAAGCACTCATCGTAACCGACAATGGCAAGGTGGTAACGGCAGACGGTGAAATCGTAGAAGGTATGACAGTAACCATCGGAGCACCGACATTTTACACTAAGACGGCATAA
- a CDS encoding LysM peptidoglycan-binding domain-containing protein — translation MENFKSRITLKIIEKKRREQAIKGFAIASFMASTLIFSGYKTAPHQELVSETYVVQEGDTLWDISERYLQKNTGGRRYILEFQSGIEELNPWLVERHKQLKAGDKLRINYFVATKGGAENE, via the coding sequence ATGGAAAACTTCAAAAGCAGAATCACGCTTAAAATCATCGAAAAGAAACGGCGTGAGCAGGCTATTAAAGGATTTGCCATTGCATCATTCATGGCATCCACACTGATTTTTAGTGGTTACAAGACCGCCCCACATCAAGAGTTGGTTTCAGAAACCTATGTGGTGCAGGAAGGTGACACTCTATGGGACATATCGGAACGCTACCTGCAAAAGAATACGGGTGGCAGACGATATATCTTAGAGTTTCAATCCGGCATTGAGGAATTGAATCCGTGGTTGGTGGAACGGCACAAGCAACTTAAAGCAGGCGACAAGTTACGCATCAATTATTTCGTCGCAACGAAAGGAGGTGCGGAAAATGAGTAG
- a CDS encoding helix-turn-helix transcriptional regulator: MGLCRNKLKAARTLRGFSQADVARVIGVSLATYNNKENGKKSFTVDDAGKIASTLKLSPQEVIEIFFPHQLDVM; encoded by the coding sequence ATGGGGCTTTGCAGAAACAAGTTGAAGGCTGCGAGGACGCTAAGAGGTTTCTCACAGGCTGACGTTGCTAGGGTTATTGGCGTAAGTTTGGCAACGTACAACAACAAAGAGAATGGTAAAAAGAGCTTTACGGTAGACGACGCAGGCAAGATAGCATCAACATTGAAGTTAAGCCCGCAGGAAGTTATCGAAATTTTTTTTCCACACCAACTTGACGTAATGTAA
- a CDS encoding helix-turn-helix domain-containing protein — MCRIKELRKRYGMTQEEMLAKFNSRFNMNYTASALSLIENEKRIPDALTMCKFADFFGVSLDYLMSRSDIEKPAKTLHDGSNGLWTVSLDKDHHIYEIVKWYHSMPKERQLALYHYAQYLFGKDTLLQEIEESRKLKKQLIELSREFLKNGESTKAKTISTGFTTTAIALSALLFS, encoded by the coding sequence ATGTGCAGAATCAAAGAATTACGAAAACGCTACGGCATGACCCAAGAGGAAATGTTGGCGAAATTCAACTCTCGATTCAATATGAACTACACGGCATCTGCACTCTCGCTTATCGAAAACGAGAAACGAATCCCGGATGCGCTTACAATGTGCAAGTTTGCTGACTTCTTCGGCGTATCGTTAGATTACCTTATGAGTCGGTCAGACATTGAAAAGCCCGCCAAAACACTCCACGACGGCTCTAACGGGCTATGGACAGTTTCCCTAGACAAAGACCACCATATCTATGAGATTGTAAAGTGGTATCACTCAATGCCAAAAGAACGGCAACTGGCACTATACCACTATGCACAGTATCTTTTCGGAAAAGATACCTTACTGCAAGAAATCGAGGAGTCCCGCAAGCTAAAAAAGCAACTAATCGAACTATCAAGAGAATTTCTTAAAAATGGCGAATCAACAAAGGCAAAAACCATAAGTACGGGCTTTACCACCACCGCTATAGCGTTATCTGCTTTATTATTTAGTTGA
- a CDS encoding recombinase family protein codes for MNAVIYARYSSDNQREESIDAQLRFCHRHCDEKGYNVIHEYIDEAFSATNDNRPAYQQMLKDAAKGGFDVVVFHKVNRNARNEYDYYMNKMKLMRAGVSIEYAGQAFDTQTPEGQLMENQLVGMAAYFSRNLAKEVKKGQNENALKCVHNGGIPPLGYDVDPVTHKYIINEKEAVIVRYLFSAYATGTKYPDIIAECERRGYRTKRGNKFGNNSLHDLFRNKKYIGTYTYGKTRGGHNMPRNSHVEADDMVEIPNGMPAIIDMETWQATQDRIYQRIKKNGAFHSDVNYLLSGLVVCGKCGKSVTGTFYRRAQKDGSKRLHAYYRCEHCNAKQIPKDKLEEYVIKAVKANIRNKRKVEQIVTSINSELKRQNKSIAVEVHNIDSELKSIDKANDNLLGFIEQGQVSEIIATRLKKNAERSAILRARLTELKKQEQNALDVDSVREVLQAWQAVKDEKGLSAMIHSFVSRVVLYEDKVDIDMFIGMDGVHYHTDRLLSSTPISSKKA; via the coding sequence ATGAATGCAGTAATTTATGCTCGATATTCGAGCGACAATCAACGCGAAGAGTCCATCGACGCACAACTTCGCTTTTGCCATCGTCATTGCGACGAGAAGGGCTACAATGTCATTCACGAATACATAGACGAGGCATTTTCCGCTACCAATGACAACCGCCCTGCATATCAACAAATGCTCAAAGACGCTGCAAAGGGCGGGTTTGATGTGGTTGTATTCCACAAAGTCAACCGCAACGCCCGCAATGAGTACGACTACTACATGAACAAAATGAAACTCATGCGGGCAGGCGTTTCCATTGAGTACGCAGGGCAAGCGTTCGACACACAAACGCCCGAAGGTCAGTTGATGGAAAATCAGCTTGTAGGCATGGCTGCTTATTTCAGCCGAAACCTTGCCAAAGAGGTAAAGAAGGGGCAAAACGAAAACGCCCTTAAATGCGTCCATAATGGCGGTATACCACCATTGGGATATGATGTTGATCCTGTCACCCACAAATACATCATCAACGAAAAAGAGGCGGTCATTGTCCGTTACCTGTTCAGCGCATACGCCACCGGAACAAAGTACCCCGACATTATTGCAGAATGCGAACGCCGTGGCTACCGCACGAAACGAGGCAATAAATTCGGCAACAACTCCCTGCATGACCTATTCCGCAACAAGAAGTACATTGGCACATATACATACGGCAAGACTAGGGGCGGTCACAACATGCCCCGCAACTCCCATGTCGAAGCAGACGACATGGTGGAAATCCCCAATGGGATGCCTGCCATCATCGACATGGAAACGTGGCAAGCAACACAAGACCGTATCTATCAGCGAATAAAGAAAAACGGTGCTTTCCATTCTGACGTAAACTACCTGCTATCGGGGCTTGTTGTCTGTGGGAAATGTGGCAAATCAGTTACAGGCACATTTTATCGTCGTGCTCAAAAAGATGGTTCTAAACGGCTTCATGCTTATTACAGGTGTGAGCATTGCAACGCAAAACAAATCCCAAAAGACAAGCTAGAAGAATACGTCATAAAGGCGGTCAAGGCAAACATCAGAAACAAGCGCAAGGTTGAGCAGATTGTCACTTCCATCAACTCTGAACTGAAACGGCAAAACAAATCCATTGCGGTTGAAGTCCATAACATAGACTCGGAACTGAAATCTATAGACAAAGCAAACGACAATCTCTTAGGCTTTATTGAACAGGGGCAAGTTTCTGAAATCATCGCTACACGTTTGAAGAAAAATGCAGAACGTAGTGCAATCCTACGAGCACGCTTGACAGAACTCAAAAAGCAGGAACAAAACGCCCTTGATGTGGACTCTGTGAGAGAGGTTTTGCAGGCATGGCAGGCGGTCAAGGATGAAAAAGGATTGTCAGCCATGATTCATTCTTTTGTATCGAGAGTAGTGCTATATGAGGACAAAGTTGACATTGATATGTTTATCGGTATGGACGGCGTACATTACCACACTGACAGGCTTTTGTCAAGTACCCCTATTTCATCAAAAAAAGCATAG
- a CDS encoding TadE/TadG family type IV pilus assembly protein codes for MKVKSFLGQKGAVLILTAFVLPMIIAIAGLAVDFGNVYLHKAVLQNCADSSALGGAKYGVRTGSFKKNDADTEANILLEKNRKYDLESKDYQYTASRKYPESKHYYIVTLQENVPMFFLRYFGFKNIDIKASAKVLIKSDGQKNAFSYLFCYRDDLYVVNTVPSNDPYIIKNFNGDIAYTNDVIPIKQYDTTLYKAHLSNGWSQDENSGIRHLYKTKGRKDVNDDKTDDISDPVFKENLKLHVDSLDAKILEEYKKSTNGLSRNLTSKDLDNVTSIRCYESTDLTIDRQIWGNVDEPIYIYVQESDVFHLNVYADSRRPVIICQIKNPNNQWSRGGKMHVVGKNGVTFRGILYIPDCNELNINEENMNFKGSIVSPSIRTQGKGSYEYESFIKNSGSGSNSSVAVSPEVSLVDEAD; via the coding sequence ATGAAAGTAAAATCATTTTTGGGACAAAAAGGAGCGGTGCTAATACTGACAGCATTTGTTTTACCTATGATTATTGCGATTGCTGGGCTGGCTGTAGATTTTGGTAATGTATATTTACATAAGGCTGTACTACAGAATTGTGCGGATTCATCAGCACTGGGAGGCGCGAAATATGGAGTTCGAACAGGCAGTTTTAAGAAAAATGATGCAGATACTGAGGCTAATATACTGCTGGAAAAGAATAGAAAATACGATTTAGAGAGTAAAGATTATCAATATACTGCGAGTAGAAAATATCCTGAGAGTAAGCACTATTATATTGTAACTTTACAGGAAAATGTGCCAATGTTTTTTTTGCGGTACTTTGGATTTAAGAATATCGATATAAAGGCCTCTGCTAAAGTTTTGATAAAAAGTGATGGCCAGAAAAATGCATTTTCATATTTGTTTTGTTACAGAGATGATTTGTATGTAGTTAATACAGTGCCCAGCAATGATCCGTATATTATCAAAAATTTTAACGGTGATATTGCTTATACTAATGATGTGATTCCAATTAAACAATATGACACAACATTGTATAAAGCTCATTTGTCGAATGGGTGGTCACAGGATGAAAATTCTGGGATTAGACATTTGTATAAGACAAAGGGAAGAAAAGATGTTAACGATGATAAGACGGATGACATATCGGATCCCGTTTTTAAAGAGAATTTAAAATTACATGTAGATTCTTTAGATGCGAAAATATTAGAGGAATACAAAAAATCAACAAATGGATTATCTCGGAATTTGACTAGTAAGGACTTAGATAATGTGACTTCGATTCGTTGTTATGAATCAACAGATTTGACTATAGATCGACAGATATGGGGAAATGTTGATGAGCCAATTTATATTTATGTTCAAGAAAGCGATGTTTTCCATTTAAATGTATATGCGGATAGTCGGCGCCCGGTGATTATCTGTCAAATAAAGAATCCTAACAATCAATGGTCAAGAGGCGGCAAGATGCATGTGGTTGGAAAAAATGGTGTGACCTTCCGTGGGATATTATATATTCCCGATTGTAATGAACTCAATATTAATGAAGAAAATATGAATTTTAAGGGTTCAATCGTATCACCGTCAATAAGAACACAAGGTAAAGGTTCATATGAATACGAAAGCTTTATAAAAAATAGCGGAAGCGGAAGTAATAGCAGTGTAGCTGTTTCACCGGAGGTTTCGTTGGTGGATGAAGCTGATTGA